Proteins encoded within one genomic window of Spirochaetota bacterium:
- a CDS encoding DUF4185 domain-containing protein — translation MGKKYCTLCIVLTVILSVLWYTQCGTISSVTEYGVFAPSRLQFVKGQDGCTPIEFDRQYTVWTFGDTITDEGMISNSLAFTKKINATNVTKLQFEYYREHGKIAQFIKNTFDENPSRDRLWAFDGIRIGNTVYVYYAHVYIHDPGKPLSFTTKESSIAYWNVPNQWEIGKPVHFIRKKNMFVGNVPALGASVLLHDDYVYVVGHISEKSKSSLVIARVHKDNILQQNHYEFLQGDSNWDKELAAAKRFYGDVAGECSLTYDDGLQAFCIVYCQLFTGNIVMCKAQTIEALPYAKKEIVYTPPKLHGTSMMYYSAKAILQEGKQWYIVYMNPLEYQPYCIKVDIGKRFW, via the coding sequence TTGGGAAAAAAATATTGCACACTTTGTATTGTGCTTACTGTTATACTCAGTGTATTGTGGTATACTCAATGTGGTACAATTTCAAGTGTTACTGAGTATGGAGTTTTTGCACCTTCGCGCCTGCAATTTGTTAAAGGGCAGGATGGCTGTACGCCAATTGAATTTGACAGGCAGTATACCGTATGGACATTTGGCGATACTATTACTGATGAAGGGATGATTTCTAATAGCTTAGCTTTTACCAAAAAGATTAATGCTACCAATGTGACCAAATTGCAATTTGAATATTACAGGGAACATGGGAAGATAGCACAATTCATAAAAAACACCTTTGATGAAAATCCATCCAGGGACCGATTATGGGCATTTGATGGGATTCGTATTGGTAATACTGTATATGTGTATTATGCTCATGTATATATACATGACCCCGGTAAACCGTTATCATTTACCACAAAAGAAAGTTCAATTGCATACTGGAATGTTCCCAACCAATGGGAAATTGGGAAACCCGTTCATTTTATCCGTAAAAAAAATATGTTTGTGGGCAATGTCCCTGCATTGGGTGCATCGGTTCTTTTGCATGATGACTATGTTTATGTAGTGGGCCACATCAGTGAAAAAAGTAAAAGTTCACTGGTTATTGCACGGGTACATAAGGACAATATACTACAGCAAAATCATTATGAATTTTTACAAGGCGATAGCAACTGGGATAAGGAACTTGCTGCCGCAAAAAGATTTTACGGTGATGTCGCTGGCGAATGTTCGCTGACGTATGACGATGGGTTACAGGCATTCTGTATAGTGTATTGCCAGCTTTTTACCGGCAATATCGTAATGTGCAAAGCACAAACCATAGAAGCATTGCCATATGCCAAAAAGGAAATTGTATATACGCCACCAAAGTTGCACGGTACAAGTATGATGTATTATTCGGCAAAGGCTATTCTGCAAGAAGGCAAGCAGTGGTACATAGTATATATGAATCCATTAGAGTATCAGCCATATTGTATAAAAGTTGACATAGGTAAAAGGTTCTGGTGA